One region of Triticum aestivum cultivar Chinese Spring chromosome 6B, IWGSC CS RefSeq v2.1, whole genome shotgun sequence genomic DNA includes:
- the LOC123135262 gene encoding uncharacterized protein: protein MLMKKTICLFNLLLYVLGKGIKLMTNYVLCTTIQKTLDRFVMDAHVAELMKPEKFAGDNFKRWQSKVHHYLLSKGLWWIIPQVRPLTRQQVMDFELANDTVVAVILSLLENQLYDVYHGYTSAIELWEALDRKYAVSDAGRWIYVVEQYHDFCMVDGVSVVKQAHDLTSIVSELAQFDVNVNAKFVVGGIIAKLPPSWRDFATTLKHKREAMRVDNLIAHLDVEEKARAKDTPSMANDGTSNANFMQKSGAKYKGKQQNPKAKNTTNFKKKKEGIICYVCGEPGHKANKCHNRKGKKGGQQNGQNTVNVVVSEPSTAGLQAVPPS, encoded by the exons ATGCTTATGAAGAAAACCATTTGCCTGTTTAACCTGCTCTTGTACGTACTAGGTAAAGGAATTAAATTAATGACAAATTATGTATTGTGTACAACAATCCAGAAAACTCTAGACCGATTTGTCATGGATGCTCATGTTGCAGAACTGATGAAACCTGAAAAGTTTGCCGGTGACAACTTCAAGAGATGGCAGTCCAAGGTGCATCACTACCTCCTGTCCAAGGGCCTGTGGTGGATTATCCCACAGGTTAGGCCGCTGACTCGTCAGCAGGTAATGGACTTTGAGTTAGCAAACGACACTGTTGTGGCTGTCATCTTGTCGCTCCTTGAGAACCAGCTCTATGATGTATACCATGGGTACACCTCTGCAATAGAGCTTTGGGAGGCGCTGGATCGCAAGTACGCGGTCTCTGACGCAGGGCGATGGATTTATGTGGTTGAACAGTACCACGATTTCTGCATGGTGGACGGCGTCTCCGTCGTCAAGCAAGCTCATGATCTTACATCGATTGTGAGTGAGTTGGCTCAGTTTGATGTGAACGTCAATGCCAAGTTTGTGGTGGGGGGCATCATTGCCAAACTCCCTCCTTCATGGAGAGATTTTGCCACCACGCTTAAGCACAAGAGGGAGGCAATGAGGGTTGATAACCTGATTGCTCACCTTGATGTGGAAGAGAAGGCACGTGCTAAAGACACACCTTCCATGGCAAATGACGGCACCTCAAACGCCAACTTTATGCAGAAATCTGGTGCTAAGTACAAGGGCAAACAACAGAATCCAAAGGCCAAGAATACAACCAACtttaagaagaagaaggaaggcatAATCTGCTATGTGTGTGGTGAGCCTGGCCACAAGGCCAATAAATGCCACAACAGGAAGGGAAAGAAGGGTGGGCAGCAGAACGGACAGAACACTGTCAACGTGGTTGTTAGCGAGCCTAGTACTGCGGG GCTACAAGCGGTTCCCCCATCTTGA